One Gloeothece verrucosa PCC 7822 DNA window includes the following coding sequences:
- a CDS encoding NUDIX hydrolase, translating into MTESNTNRVNTKVLADFKVGVDNVIFSVDTKQNRLLVLLSKRKEEPFQGYWGLPGTLVRQGESLEQAAYRILAEKIRVKNLYLEQLYTFAGPNRDPRESPHSFGVRYLSVSYFALVRFEEAELIPEPSNNITWYMIEKVPQLAFDHHQILQYGYQRLRNKLEYSPIAFEVLPELFTLSDLYQFYETILGNNFSDYSNFRNRLLKLGFLLDMGIKVTRGAGRPASLYRFDPVAFAPLKDKPMVFI; encoded by the coding sequence ATGACAGAGAGCAACACAAATAGAGTCAATACCAAAGTGTTAGCCGATTTTAAAGTAGGAGTGGATAATGTCATTTTTTCCGTCGATACTAAACAAAATCGTTTATTAGTTTTGTTAAGTAAACGAAAAGAAGAACCCTTTCAAGGTTACTGGGGTTTACCAGGAACTCTCGTTCGTCAAGGAGAATCTTTAGAACAAGCGGCTTATCGAATTTTAGCTGAAAAAATACGGGTTAAAAATTTGTATTTGGAACAGCTTTATACTTTTGCAGGCCCTAATCGAGACCCGCGAGAATCTCCTCATAGTTTTGGCGTGCGTTATTTATCAGTGAGTTATTTTGCTTTAGTGAGATTTGAAGAAGCAGAATTAATTCCTGAACCGTCAAATAATATTACTTGGTATATGATAGAAAAAGTTCCTCAATTGGCTTTTGATCATCATCAAATTTTGCAGTATGGTTATCAGAGATTACGCAATAAATTAGAATATAGTCCCATCGCTTTTGAAGTGTTACCCGAGTTATTTACTTTAAGCGATCTCTATCAGTTTTATGAAACCATTCTCGGGAATAATTTTTCCGATTATTCTAATTTTCGTAATCGCTTGTTGAAGTTAGGATTTTTATTAGATATGGGAATTAAAGTAACTAGAGGGGCAGGAAGACCGGCCAGTTTATATCGTTTTGATCCAGTGGCTTTTGCTCCTTTAAAGGATAAGCCGATGGTGTTTATTTAA
- a CDS encoding serine/threonine protein kinase: MPDHHQTSNIIAQRYQIIRVLGKGGMGTTYEAQHLETRETIALKAISLRGLIDAKQLELLEREVEVLKKLHHPAIPQYLDYFEIDSDTDRVFYIVQQLAPGKTLAQWVKQGWRVTEAQVKEIAVQILDILAYLHDLNPPVIHRDIKPHNLIRSAEGKLFLVDFGAVQQRYYNTVIRGNTTVGTFGYMPIEQAQGKAVPASDLYSLGATLLYLLTHHSPSELSEDGLTLDFRSRIQLSEEFADWLEKILEPDVESRFQSATQALSALKNPNLVREGELAKRRSLLRNEFRTPVWLGLGVGAVMGLIWFYTHNHE, encoded by the coding sequence ATGCCCGATCACCATCAAACAAGCAATATTATTGCCCAACGCTATCAAATCATTCGCGTCTTGGGTAAAGGGGGAATGGGGACAACTTATGAAGCGCAACACCTCGAAACCCGAGAAACGATCGCCCTTAAAGCCATTTCCCTACGGGGCTTAATTGATGCCAAACAGCTAGAATTATTAGAACGAGAAGTAGAAGTTTTAAAAAAACTGCATCATCCTGCAATTCCCCAGTATTTAGATTATTTTGAAATTGACAGCGACACCGATAGAGTTTTTTATATTGTGCAACAGTTAGCCCCCGGTAAAACCCTCGCCCAATGGGTAAAACAGGGATGGCGGGTAACCGAAGCACAAGTCAAAGAAATAGCGGTTCAAATTCTCGATATTTTGGCTTATCTACATGATTTAAACCCCCCTGTTATTCATCGGGATATTAAACCCCATAACCTCATTCGTTCAGCAGAAGGAAAACTCTTTTTAGTGGATTTTGGGGCAGTACAGCAGCGTTACTACAATACTGTTATCAGGGGAAATACCACTGTAGGAACCTTTGGCTATATGCCTATAGAACAGGCACAAGGAAAAGCGGTTCCGGCTTCAGATTTGTACAGTTTAGGGGCAACTTTACTCTATTTACTGACTCATCATTCCCCGAGTGAGTTGTCAGAAGATGGGTTAACCCTAGACTTTCGTTCTCGTATTCAGCTATCGGAAGAGTTCGCCGACTGGTTAGAGAAAATTTTGGAACCCGATGTAGAAAGCCGCTTTCAGTCAGCTACTCAAGCGTTAAGTGCCCTAAAAAATCCTAACTTAGTGCGAGAGGGAGAGTTAGCAAAAAGACGCTCGTTACTGCGGAACGAGTTCCGCACCCCAGTCTGGTTAGGCTTAGGGGTTGGTGCTGTGATGGGGCTAATATGGTTTTATACCCATAACCATGAATAA
- a CDS encoding YihY/virulence factor BrkB family protein, producing the protein MKLRVIIKLLKETFQEWQDDNASRLAASLAYYTIISLAPLLILVIAIAGAVFGEEAARGEIVYQIKGLVGLEGAKVIETAIENSSKPELRNMASLISIGVLIFGASGVFAELQDALNFIWEIKAKPGQGLVSFIRKRILSFSAILGIGFLLLVSLVISAILAALNTYFNYLFPGLNFVWQLVNFVVSFAVITLLFAFMFKYLPDAKIGWRDVGMGAILTSLLFSIGKQALGLYLGGGSFGSTYGAAGSLVVILVWVYYSAQILFFGAEFTQVYARKYGSKIIPDKHAIAMNKK; encoded by the coding sequence ATGAAACTCAGAGTAATTATAAAACTGCTAAAAGAAACTTTTCAAGAATGGCAAGATGATAATGCTTCTCGTTTAGCGGCTTCCTTAGCTTACTACACAATTATTTCTTTAGCTCCATTATTAATTCTCGTGATTGCTATTGCTGGGGCAGTGTTTGGGGAAGAAGCCGCCCGAGGTGAAATTGTTTATCAAATTAAGGGTTTAGTAGGACTAGAAGGAGCAAAAGTCATAGAAACAGCTATCGAAAATTCTAGTAAACCTGAGCTTAGGAATATGGCTTCTTTAATCAGTATAGGAGTGCTGATTTTTGGGGCTTCTGGGGTATTTGCAGAACTTCAAGATGCTCTCAATTTTATTTGGGAAATAAAAGCTAAACCCGGACAAGGATTAGTCAGCTTTATTAGAAAACGTATCTTATCTTTTTCGGCTATCTTGGGCATCGGTTTTTTACTTTTAGTCTCCTTAGTCATCAGTGCTATTTTAGCAGCTTTAAATACTTATTTTAACTATCTCTTTCCGGGACTAAACTTTGTTTGGCAATTGGTTAATTTTGTGGTTTCCTTTGCGGTAATTACCTTATTATTTGCTTTCATGTTTAAATATTTACCCGATGCGAAAATCGGCTGGCGCGATGTGGGAATGGGCGCTATTCTAACCTCTTTGCTGTTTTCCATCGGTAAACAGGCCCTAGGACTTTACTTAGGAGGAGGCAGTTTTGGCTCAACCTATGGGGCGGCTGGTTCATTAGTAGTCATTTTAGTTTGGGTTTATTATTCTGCTCAGATTTTGTTTTTTGGGGCTGAATTTACTCAGGTATATGCTCGAAAATATGGTTCAAAAATTATTCCTGATAAACACGCAATTGCTATGAATAAAAAATAA
- a CDS encoding DUF2811 domain-containing protein, protein METYQISLVTEIPAPLHQSLQNYLNSHPDSDQDKVFTEALSLFFKEQNKLQEKSKIIMI, encoded by the coding sequence ATGGAAACTTATCAAATTAGTTTAGTTACTGAAATCCCGGCTCCTTTACATCAGTCTTTGCAAAATTATTTAAATTCTCATCCTGATTCTGATCAAGATAAAGTTTTTACTGAAGCTTTATCCCTATTTTTTAAAGAGCAAAACAAACTTCAAGAAAAATCGAAAATAATTATGATTTAA
- a CDS encoding cation:proton antiporter yields MKIAILVLAQVLVVIGLSRLMGLAFRWLKQPQVIGEIVAGIMLGPSLFGLIAPHLAGAFFPAEAIPYLEVLSEVGLIFFMFLIGLELNPKYLKGNLDIAILISHVSILVPFVLGSFLSLILYPLVSNSGVSFTAFAMFLGAAMSITAFPVLARIITENNLQKTRLGTLALTCAAVDDVTAWCLLAVAIAVTRSGSMIGALPTIIYSAIYITLMMTVGRKWLQKFAKYYTRTGRLTQVMLAVIYMAVVASALITEIIGIHLIFGAFLLGAVMPKNAGLTRELAEKTEDFILIFLLPVFFAYSGLRTQVGLLNRPELWLLCLAVLAVAIIGKYVGTYIAARFSGVEHREASALGWLMNTRGLTELIVLNIGLSLGVISPLMFTMLVIMALVTTFMTSPLLEWTYPKRLIKLDVVEPSEEELQPNYRILVPMANPSTQRGLLQLAIALAGTNSPAVVHPLSLVQLDEEYAFESSPVEAERLIQERRQGIQELIEQLNLSIGSHYIQPIVRVTADVARETAQIALLDRADLIIMGWHRPTFSSNRLGGRVGQILTQAPVDVGVFVDRGQQQFNRILVPYVANVHDDLALELALRLTVNNESSYLTILPVIDTSQTEGEISYELGQIIEQLPGNVRSRIKIQLIQTGETIQAAIKASADADLTIAGTTREWGIERHTLGRYTDQLAVECHSSLLITRCHLKVRSHLGSVLTLAQNV; encoded by the coding sequence ATGAAGATCGCCATTCTTGTCCTTGCACAAGTCTTAGTTGTTATCGGACTCTCCCGACTGATGGGTTTAGCCTTTCGTTGGCTCAAACAACCTCAAGTAATTGGGGAAATTGTCGCGGGGATTATGTTAGGTCCTTCTCTATTTGGGTTAATCGCTCCTCATTTGGCTGGTGCTTTCTTCCCGGCTGAGGCAATTCCCTACTTAGAAGTCCTCTCTGAGGTGGGACTGATCTTTTTTATGTTCTTAATTGGCTTAGAACTGAATCCGAAATATCTGAAAGGAAACTTAGATATTGCGATTTTAATCTCTCACGTCAGTATTTTAGTGCCTTTTGTCCTAGGCAGTTTTCTCTCGTTAATTCTCTATCCCCTAGTCTCTAATTCTGGCGTTTCTTTTACGGCTTTTGCCATGTTCTTAGGGGCGGCAATGTCGATTACAGCCTTTCCTGTACTGGCTAGAATTATTACCGAGAATAACCTACAAAAAACCCGCCTAGGAACTTTAGCCTTAACTTGTGCGGCGGTGGATGATGTGACGGCTTGGTGCTTGTTAGCTGTAGCGATCGCTGTAACCCGCAGTGGTAGTATGATAGGAGCTTTACCCACTATCATCTATTCTGCCATTTATATCACCTTGATGATGACAGTGGGACGAAAATGGCTGCAAAAATTCGCTAAATACTACACTCGTACTGGCCGCTTAACTCAGGTGATGTTAGCCGTGATTTATATGGCTGTGGTTGCTTCGGCTTTAATTACAGAAATAATCGGCATTCATTTAATTTTTGGGGCCTTCTTACTTGGGGCAGTTATGCCGAAAAATGCGGGATTAACTCGAGAACTAGCCGAAAAAACCGAGGACTTTATTCTCATTTTCTTGTTGCCGGTATTTTTTGCCTATAGCGGCTTAAGGACTCAAGTGGGGTTATTAAACCGTCCTGAATTATGGCTATTATGTCTAGCGGTTTTAGCAGTTGCAATTATCGGAAAGTATGTAGGAACCTATATTGCCGCAAGATTTTCTGGCGTTGAACATCGAGAAGCATCCGCGCTGGGATGGTTGATGAATACTCGCGGCTTAACAGAACTGATTGTACTCAATATCGGTTTAAGTTTAGGGGTGATCTCGCCGCTTATGTTTACCATGTTAGTCATTATGGCCTTGGTAACCACCTTTATGACTTCGCCGCTATTAGAGTGGACATACCCCAAACGACTGATTAAATTAGATGTGGTTGAACCCAGTGAGGAAGAACTTCAGCCGAATTATCGCATTCTCGTGCCGATGGCTAATCCCAGTACCCAACGAGGATTATTACAATTAGCGATAGCTTTAGCCGGAACCAATTCTCCGGCTGTGGTGCATCCCCTGAGTTTAGTTCAACTCGATGAAGAATACGCTTTTGAAAGTAGCCCGGTTGAAGCTGAACGTCTGATCCAAGAACGCCGCCAAGGAATTCAAGAACTGATCGAACAATTAAATTTATCAATTGGTAGCCACTACATTCAACCCATTGTCAGAGTGACGGCAGATGTTGCTCGAGAAACCGCTCAAATTGCTTTACTTGATCGTGCTGATTTAATTATTATGGGATGGCATCGTCCTACTTTTAGCAGCAACCGTTTAGGAGGAAGAGTCGGTCAAATCTTGACTCAAGCACCGGTCGATGTGGGGGTTTTTGTGGACCGAGGACAACAGCAATTTAATCGAATTTTAGTGCCTTATGTGGCTAATGTTCATGATGATTTGGCTTTAGAACTAGCCTTAAGATTAACCGTTAATAATGAGTCGAGTTATTTAACTATTTTGCCAGTGATAGACACTTCTCAAACAGAAGGAGAAATTAGCTATGAATTAGGCCAAATTATAGAACAGTTACCCGGCAACGTGCGCTCACGTATTAAAATCCAACTGATTCAAACTGGGGAAACGATTCAAGCAGCGATTAAAGCTTCTGCTGATGCTGATTTAACCATTGCCGGCACTACCAGAGAATGGGGCATAGAACGACACACTTTAGGCCGTTATACTGATCAATTAGCGGTTGAATGTCACTCGTCTTTACTGATTACTCGTTGTCATCTCAAGGTTCGTTCTCACCTGGGTTCTGTTTTAACTCTGGCTCAGAATGTCTAA
- a CDS encoding nicotinate-nucleotide adenylyltransferase, whose translation MTKIALFGTSADPPTAGHQAILKWLSDHYDQVAVWASDNPFKDHQTSLEHRLEMLRLLISEIDPPRDNIKVYEQLSHRRSLHSLEKAKEIWGEAADYSLVIGSDLVGQIRRWYRIEELFQQVKILIVPRPGYLIDDRDLEALHQLGGDYQIADLKVPGVSSTAYREEKDKTVVTQPIKDYIHQEKLYA comes from the coding sequence ATGACCAAAATTGCTCTGTTTGGAACCAGTGCCGATCCCCCAACCGCCGGACATCAAGCTATCCTAAAATGGTTAAGTGATCATTACGATCAGGTAGCGGTCTGGGCTTCTGATAATCCCTTTAAAGACCATCAAACCTCCTTAGAACATCGATTAGAAATGCTACGCTTACTCATTAGCGAAATTGATCCCCCTCGAGACAATATCAAAGTCTATGAACAGTTAAGTCATCGCCGCAGTTTGCATAGCCTAGAAAAAGCCAAAGAAATTTGGGGAGAAGCGGCAGACTATAGTTTAGTCATTGGTTCAGATCTGGTCGGACAAATTCGTCGTTGGTATCGAATTGAAGAATTATTTCAACAAGTCAAAATTTTAATTGTTCCTCGCCCGGGATACCTCATAGATGACCGAGATTTAGAAGCTTTACACCAGTTAGGAGGAGACTATCAAATCGCTGATTTAAAAGTCCCTGGCGTGTCTTCTACAGCTTATCGTGAAGAGAAAGACAAAACAGTAGTTACTCAACCCATTAAGGATTATATTCATCAAGAGAAATTGTACGCATGA
- a CDS encoding NAD(P)/FAD-dependent oxidoreductase: MKVENSAPHKVVIVGGGFGGLYAAQKLAKAPVQVTLIDKRNFHVFQPLLYQVATGGLSPADISSPLRSLLKDNKNTEVLMGEVTKIDPERQTVKLRYREISYDSLILATGVTHQYFGKDWSEKAPGLKTIEDAIEMRRRVFIAFETAEKELNPEKRKEWLTFVLVGGGSAGVELAGALGELAHGTLKEDFRHIKTSDARIILVHSSEHILPTYPPELSKKAKASLERLGVTVKTGTRVIDITDNGITLKTGDNLEQIQARTVLWAAGMKASAMANLVAEATEAELDKSGRVKVTPNFHVPKYDNIFVIGDLAYYDHIKGKPLPGVAPVAMQQGQYVARLIQSRLKGKTLEPFRYIDWGNLSVIGKHAAVVDVKGIKLSGFLAWLFWLFIHVFYLLEFDNKLIVMVQWAWSYFTNNKGARLITTPGEQPMIQYEDSNTAYNGLANGKQDPVAQTVTVQ, encoded by the coding sequence ATGAAAGTTGAAAATTCTGCTCCTCACAAAGTTGTAATTGTTGGTGGTGGATTTGGTGGTCTTTATGCAGCCCAAAAACTTGCTAAAGCACCTGTTCAAGTCACCCTCATTGATAAACGAAACTTTCATGTGTTTCAGCCGCTACTTTACCAAGTGGCAACTGGCGGCTTATCCCCTGCTGATATTTCTTCACCTTTACGATCACTTCTAAAAGATAATAAAAATACTGAAGTCTTAATGGGGGAAGTCACCAAAATAGATCCCGAGCGGCAAACCGTCAAACTGCGCTACAGAGAAATCAGCTATGATTCCTTAATTCTAGCCACAGGTGTGACTCATCAATATTTTGGTAAAGATTGGTCTGAGAAAGCCCCTGGACTGAAAACCATAGAAGATGCCATCGAAATGCGGCGACGAGTTTTTATTGCCTTTGAAACGGCTGAAAAAGAACTCAACCCCGAAAAACGCAAAGAATGGTTAACCTTTGTCTTGGTTGGCGGAGGGTCTGCCGGAGTCGAGTTAGCCGGAGCCTTGGGAGAACTGGCTCACGGTACTTTAAAAGAAGACTTCCGTCATATCAAAACGTCTGATGCAAGAATCATTCTCGTACACAGTTCAGAACATATACTGCCCACTTACCCACCCGAGTTATCTAAGAAAGCGAAAGCCTCTTTAGAACGCTTGGGAGTAACGGTAAAAACCGGCACCAGAGTCATAGACATTACCGACAATGGTATCACCCTCAAAACCGGCGATAACTTAGAACAAATTCAGGCGCGAACCGTTCTCTGGGCCGCAGGCATGAAAGCTTCTGCGATGGCGAATCTTGTTGCCGAAGCGACCGAAGCAGAACTCGATAAGTCCGGACGAGTCAAAGTCACCCCCAATTTTCATGTGCCCAAGTATGACAATATTTTTGTCATTGGTGATTTGGCTTACTACGATCACATCAAGGGTAAACCTTTACCCGGTGTTGCTCCCGTAGCCATGCAACAAGGACAGTATGTAGCTCGTCTCATCCAAAGCCGCCTGAAAGGAAAAACCCTAGAACCTTTCCGATATATTGACTGGGGTAACTTGTCAGTAATTGGCAAACACGCCGCCGTTGTGGATGTTAAAGGCATCAAATTGTCGGGTTTCTTAGCTTGGTTATTCTGGTTGTTTATTCACGTCTTTTACTTGCTGGAATTTGACAACAAGTTAATTGTCATGGTGCAGTGGGCTTGGAGTTATTTTACCAATAATAAAGGCGCTCGTCTGATCACTACCCCAGGAGAACAGCCGATGATTCAGTATGAAGACAGCAACACCGCCTACAATGGCCTCGCCAATGGAAAACAAGACCCTGTAGCGCAAACTGTCACTGTCCAATAA
- a CDS encoding cell division protein SepF, producing the protein MRATQSELSVFYLSHLEEVTEVIDILRERQTVIVNLEQLNLAKTQRVIDWISGCTQAIDGQIIWLGERSFMFAPCTVKVIADESKRSYISPRVKVS; encoded by the coding sequence ATGCGGGCAACACAATCTGAGCTAAGCGTTTTTTACCTCAGCCATCTAGAAGAAGTAACAGAAGTGATTGACATTCTTCGAGAAAGGCAAACGGTTATTGTAAACCTTGAACAGTTAAATCTTGCTAAAACTCAACGAGTAATCGATTGGATATCAGGCTGTACTCAAGCCATAGATGGTCAAATCATTTGGCTCGGAGAAAGGAGCTTTATGTTTGCTCCCTGTACCGTTAAGGTGATTGCTGATGAGTCAAAAAGGAGTTATATTTCTCCCCGAGTTAAAGTCAGTTAA
- a CDS encoding nicotinate phosphoribosyltransferase, giving the protein MIQTPDQPLDLKASDYALLTDLYQLSMIACYCGEGLENQPASFELFVRRLPSDFGYLIAVGLEQALEYLETWHFSDQQLEALEKTGIFAQVPQKFWSLLQGGKFGGDVWAVPEGTAIFANEPILRVEAPLWQAQLVETYLLNTLNYQTLVATKAARMRDIAGPEAILLEFGARRAFSPQGSLWAARAALAGGLDATSNVLAALNLGQKPSGTMAHSLIMAFEATQGSEDDAFRAFHRYFPAASLLIDTYDTVAAATRIAQQVQKGELEITGVRLDSGDLVELSQKVRSLLPDVKIFASGDLDEWEIQRLKQQGASIDGYGLGTKLVSGAAVNGVYKLVEINGIPTMKQSSHKATYPGRKQIFRAQDDHQIYYDRLGLAHETPNPNEQPLLQLMMQQGKRINKRETLATIQKRTRRSVESLAPQIRQLDHPLSLTLEVSEALENLRSTVKERLQSELING; this is encoded by the coding sequence ATGATACAGACACCCGATCAACCCCTAGACCTAAAAGCCTCTGATTATGCCTTGCTGACGGATCTATATCAATTAAGCATGATAGCCTGTTATTGTGGGGAAGGATTAGAAAACCAGCCTGCCAGCTTTGAATTATTTGTACGTCGTTTACCTAGCGACTTTGGCTATCTAATCGCCGTAGGACTCGAACAGGCATTAGAATATTTAGAAACATGGCATTTTAGCGATCAGCAACTAGAAGCATTAGAAAAAACCGGCATCTTTGCTCAAGTGCCCCAAAAGTTTTGGTCTCTACTGCAAGGCGGCAAATTTGGCGGCGATGTTTGGGCTGTACCAGAAGGAACAGCGATATTTGCTAATGAACCCATTTTGAGGGTAGAAGCTCCCCTGTGGCAAGCCCAATTAGTAGAAACCTATTTACTCAATACCCTTAACTATCAAACCTTAGTAGCTACCAAAGCCGCACGAATGCGGGATATAGCCGGGCCTGAAGCGATTTTATTAGAATTTGGGGCAAGACGAGCATTTAGTCCCCAAGGCTCCTTATGGGCGGCTAGAGCCGCTTTAGCTGGAGGCTTAGATGCTACCTCAAATGTGTTAGCCGCACTCAATTTAGGACAAAAACCCAGTGGCACCATGGCCCATTCTTTAATCATGGCATTTGAAGCCACCCAAGGTAGTGAAGATGATGCCTTTAGAGCCTTTCATCGCTATTTTCCTGCCGCCTCTTTACTGATAGATACCTATGATACCGTAGCCGCCGCTACTCGAATCGCTCAACAGGTTCAAAAAGGGGAACTAGAAATTACAGGGGTGCGCTTAGATTCTGGAGATTTGGTAGAATTGTCGCAAAAAGTCCGCTCACTTTTACCAGACGTGAAAATTTTTGCCAGTGGGGACCTTGATGAATGGGAAATTCAAAGATTAAAACAACAAGGAGCATCAATTGATGGTTATGGACTAGGAACAAAATTAGTAAGCGGAGCCGCCGTTAATGGAGTCTATAAACTCGTAGAAATTAATGGAATTCCCACCATGAAACAGTCAAGTCATAAAGCCACTTATCCAGGGCGAAAACAAATTTTTCGCGCTCAAGATGACCATCAAATTTATTATGATCGTTTAGGATTAGCCCATGAGACTCCTAACCCAAATGAACAGCCGCTATTACAATTGATGATGCAGCAAGGAAAGCGAATTAACAAACGTGAAACCTTAGCCACTATTCAAAAGCGTACTCGACGTTCAGTAGAGAGTTTAGCGCCCCAAATTCGTCAACTGGATCACCCGTTATCTTTAACCCTAGAGGTATCTGAAGCCTTAGAAAATCTGCGCTCAACCGTCAAGGAGCGGCTGCAATCTGAACTCATCAATGGCTAA
- a CDS encoding NAD+ synthase has protein sequence MKIAIAQLNPTVGDLWSNANNILEAAHQAASQGVRLLLTPELSLCGYPPKDLLLNPSFVHSLSVELENLAEKIPPQLAVLVGTVEANTDADSRGEKPLYNSIALLDEGKVKQIFHKRLLPTYDVFDEDRYFEPGRQSNAFTIFPTPESENFVKVGVTICEDLWNDKDFWGKQTYEVNPIEDLVQLEVDFVVNLSASPYSVKKQKLRESMLTYSAAKYHVPILYVNQVGGNDDLIFDGNSFAVNRQGEVFCRAKALETDVKILEFCPEKQDLLAAFIQPFIEIEEAEIFAALVLGLKDYARKCGFTKVVLGLSGGIDSSLVAAIAAEAMGKDNVLGVLMPSPYSSDHSITDAEALAKNLGIKSYQLPIEPAMKVYDQMLEPLFTGTPFGIAEENIQSRIRGNLLMAIANKFGYLLLSTGNKSEMAVGYCTLYGDMNGGLAVISDVPKTRVYDICQWLNREQEIIPHNVLIKPPSAELKPDQKDQDSLPPYEILDDILYRMINKHQSIPQIVDAGYDAEVVKKVMKLVMRAEFKRKQAPPGLKITDRAFGTGWRMPIASRWLS, from the coding sequence ATGAAAATTGCTATTGCACAACTTAATCCCACTGTAGGCGACCTATGGAGTAATGCTAACAATATTCTAGAAGCCGCCCACCAAGCCGCTAGTCAAGGAGTTCGCCTGTTATTAACCCCTGAACTTTCTTTGTGTGGTTATCCTCCGAAAGATTTATTATTAAATCCGAGTTTTGTTCATTCTTTGTCAGTAGAGTTAGAAAATTTAGCCGAAAAAATCCCGCCTCAATTAGCGGTTTTAGTGGGAACAGTTGAAGCAAATACCGATGCTGATAGTCGAGGCGAAAAACCTTTATATAATAGTATTGCTCTTTTAGATGAAGGAAAAGTTAAACAAATTTTTCATAAACGTCTCTTACCCACTTATGATGTTTTTGATGAAGACCGTTATTTTGAACCGGGAAGACAAAGTAATGCTTTTACAATTTTTCCCACTCCTGAATCGGAAAATTTTGTGAAAGTTGGTGTGACAATTTGTGAGGATTTATGGAATGATAAAGATTTTTGGGGGAAACAAACTTATGAAGTGAACCCTATTGAAGATTTAGTGCAATTAGAAGTGGATTTTGTGGTCAATTTATCCGCATCTCCCTATAGTGTCAAAAAACAAAAACTACGAGAGTCGATGTTGACTTATAGTGCGGCTAAATATCATGTGCCTATTCTTTATGTTAATCAAGTGGGCGGTAATGATGATTTAATTTTTGATGGCAATAGTTTTGCCGTTAACCGTCAAGGCGAAGTTTTTTGCCGCGCAAAAGCGTTGGAAACAGACGTAAAAATTTTAGAATTTTGCCCAGAAAAACAAGATTTATTAGCGGCATTTATCCAGCCTTTTATTGAAATCGAAGAAGCCGAAATATTTGCGGCTTTGGTTTTAGGGTTAAAAGATTATGCGCGTAAATGCGGCTTTACTAAAGTAGTTTTAGGATTAAGTGGGGGGATAGATTCATCTTTAGTAGCGGCAATAGCCGCCGAAGCGATGGGAAAAGATAATGTCTTAGGGGTTTTAATGCCTTCTCCTTATAGTTCAGATCATTCTATTACTGATGCAGAAGCTTTAGCCAAAAATTTAGGCATTAAAAGTTATCAATTGCCCATCGAACCAGCCATGAAAGTTTATGATCAGATGCTAGAACCTTTATTTACTGGAACCCCATTTGGTATCGCTGAGGAAAATATTCAATCTCGCATCCGGGGCAATTTATTGATGGCCATTGCTAATAAGTTTGGTTATCTTCTTCTTTCCACAGGAAATAAATCAGAAATGGCAGTGGGATATTGTACCCTATATGGTGATATGAATGGGGGATTAGCCGTTATTTCTGATGTTCCCAAAACCCGAGTTTATGACATCTGTCAATGGTTAAATCGTGAACAAGAAATTATTCCGCACAATGTCTTAATTAAACCGCCAAGCGCTGAATTAAAACCCGATCAAAAAGATCAAGATTCCTTGCCGCCTTATGAAATATTAGATGATATCTTGTATCGGATGATTAATAAACATCAATCTATCCCTCAAATTGTCGATGCTGGTTATGATGCTGAAGTGGTTAAAAAGGTGATGAAATTAGTCATGAGAGCAGAATTTAAACGCAAACAAGCACCACCTGGATTAAAAATAACGGATCGCGCTTTTGGCACCGGTTGGCGAATGCCGATCGCTAGTCGTTGGTTAAGTTAA